From a region of the Mytilus galloprovincialis chromosome 3, xbMytGall1.hap1.1, whole genome shotgun sequence genome:
- the LOC143067001 gene encoding transcription factor IIIA-like produces MSTCAHVCSFEGCEKTFSRKDRLIIHLRTHTGERPYLCECGKSYARSTHLTRHKETVHGSTVVQSLLCEEEGCSQTFSSKQALNKHIKRRHEQKLYECTFKGCTRYFHKHQHLTIHEYDHTDVKPFKCIFKDCEKRFLLPSKLKQHIKVHSGYQCKHDGCAEVFDTWTQLRQHRYLHHPTLHICTECDKTFTQKNALHQHMKSHCEEREVYTCPRPNCGRTYLEQKNLTAHIKSYHEGHRFSCQYEGCDRNFSTKQKCQKHTLLHQMKGTLPKKKSRKGVKKKSCAASVTGIDPKLIKCESIEDRICLSESESAHEEEQKQTGHVTGSVQYLTESHLCISNAGVHEKQLPGRKTINLKISKNNEGLLLNESIINIDILNRHTEDELIEKGVEINNENTNCSKQVDANAEKVYNIPVIASSDHAELFGDSQMSSGLCIGENCSNNTDDSHYDLYQRSVCS; encoded by the exons AGGCCTTACCTTTGTGAATGTGGTAAAAGTTATGCCAGATCAACTCACCTGACAAGACACAAGGAAACTGTCCATGGGTCAACAGTGGTTCAGTCTTTGTT GTGTGAGGAAGAGGGCTGTAGCCAGACATTTTCATCAAAACAGGCTCTGAATAAACATATTAAAAGGAGGCATGAACAGAAACTGTATGAG tGTACATTTAAAGGCTGTACCCGATATTTCCACAAACATCAACACCTGACAATACATGAGTACGACCATACAGATGTAAAACCATTTAA GTGTATTTTTAAAGATTGTGAGAAACGTTTTTTGTTACCAAGTAAGCTGAAACAACACATAAAAGTTCATTCAG GATATCAATGTAAGCATGATGGATGTGCAGAAGTATTTGACACCTGGACTCAACTCAGACAACACAGATATCTACACCATCCTACAT tgCACATATGTACAGAATGTGACAAGACATTCACACAGAAGAATGCTTTACATCAACACATGAAAAGTCATTGTGAAGAGAGGGAAGTCTACACTTGTCCTAGACCTAACTGTGGTAGAACTTATCTAGAACAGAAGAATTTGACAGCTCACATCAAATCTTATCATGAAGGACACAGATTCTCTTGTCAATATGAAGGCTGTGATAGAAACTTCTCAACAAAA CAAAAGTGTCAGAAACACACCCTCCTACACCAAATGAAAGGCACACTTCCTAAG aaaaaaagtagaAAAGGAGTAAAAAAGAAAAGCTGTGCTGCATCAGTAACTGGAATCGATCCTAAATTAATTAAATGTGAATCAATTGAAGATCGCATTTGTTTATCAGAATCAGAGAGTGCTCATGAGGAAGAACAGAAACAGACAGGTCATGTGACAGGAAGTGTGCAATATTTGACAGAATCTCATCTCTGTATATCTAATGCTGGTGTACATGAAAAACAATTGCCAGGAAGAAAGactataaatttaaaaatcagtaaaaacaaTGAAGGACTTCTACTTAATGAAAGCATTATcaatattgatattttgaatagacaTACAGAAGATGAACTTATTGAAAAAGGTGTGGAAATTAACAATGAAAATACAAACTGTTCCAAACAGGTAGATGCAAATGCTGAAAAAGTTTATAATATCCCAGTGATAGCCAGTAGTGATCATGCAGAACTGTTTGGGGATTCACAGATGAGTTCTGGATTATGTATAGGGGAAAATTGTTCCAATAACACTGATGATTCACATTATGATTTATATCAAAGAAGTGTTTGTTCATGA